The DNA region AAATTCTGTTATGTTTCAAATAACATTTAAAGCATGCAGCAACTGTATTTTCTATTAAAGCATGCAGCAACTGTATTTTCTATTAACATTTATGGATAAGGAATACATAACAGCTACATAATATGTTTCAAGCATGGATGCAAATATTGATGCAGTAAAATTTACGAGAACTTACATAAGTAGATGCAGCACGACTATCAACCCATTCACCATTTTTCCTCTTGTGTGTTTTTAAAAATAACTCATCGGGACGCAGATCCCGTTGAAGTTCACGTGACTACAAATAATCAAATAATCCAATAATCAATACAGAATACGAGTAAAATTGTCAAGATATAAAGAATcttcataataataataatttgttaGGATTTTATTACTTACAAGTTGAAGTGCAACATCAATATGAGCCTTACGGCCTGTGGTGTGGACTGCTCCGCCTCTTGCGGAAGCTCGATTGGTCTTGTTTTGAGAAGACACAGCCAAAAACTCGGTCTTTTTCCAATAAGTTTGAAGTTCAACCCAAGCATCATCACCAATCCATGAAGGTCGAGTCCCTTTTCTCCTCGCCTTCCCCAACATGTCGTTTAATCgttttcttccttttttttcaAATGCGCTATAGACAAATGCATGATCGAAAGGATCCCACGAAACCTTCTcctaaaaataattaaaatcacaTAATTAATATTAATAACCAATTAGTTacttttttaaatataatttgaTCAACTTAAGTGACAAAAGTCAATAAATACTTACTCCAAACAACTTAAACCAATCAGCTTTCGTATCAGGATCGAGTGCAGACCAATGATGTATAGGTTTATAAAATTGTTTGCGTATCGCATAATTAATGGCACCAGCAACTTCTTTGGCAGGAACTAGCCTACAAAATACAATAATAAAACTACTAAATTATTAAGAATCATATGGATAGTAATATTCTCAACTTTCTTAACAGGTTATATATATTTTAGACAAAATACAATAATAAAACTACTAAATTATTAAATTATGAGAATATATATGACTTACCCAGTACCAGATGGTTTTATAATAACTTTCCCATTCTCATCTATTGTTGGCACAAGAGGGGTAATAGTTTCTTGACCCACCGCCTCATCCTCATCAGCATCCACATCTTCCTCCTCTGCCAAATTTGAAGGGCTAGCCATTGTTTGAAGGTTTATACTTTGAGGGCCAGCCATTGTTTGATGGCTTAAAGTTGGAGTAGGCATAAAACTGAATTTCTCAGAGGTAGTGGCATGAACAGGTACTACAGTTGGAGCTGGTGTTGGCATCGACGATGCAGCCTGCACAGACGATGCTGCCTGAGCTGGTGTTGGCATCGACGATGCAGCCTGCACGGACGATGCTGCCTGAGCTGGTGTTGGCATCAACGATGCAGCCTGCACACACGATTTTTTAGAAGCTGATGTTGGCATTGATGATGCAACCTGCACGGACGATGCTGCCTGAGCTGGTGTTGGCATCGACGATGCAGCCTGCACAGATGATTTTTCGAAGCTGATGTCGGCATCGACGATGCAACCTGCACGGACGGTGCCGCCTGAGCTGGTGTTGGTGCCGATGATGCATCCTGCATAGACAATGTTGTTTGAGCAGGTTTCCTAACGATATGCTTCTTGTTAATTATGCGATTTCGTTCTTCTTGAAGTTTTCCTGGTGCTAATACCTTAGCTTTTCCACCTCTTTTAGTCATCTGTTGTcataaaaataaaaggattagTCAGTCTCACACTCTTAACATTATCATAACATTATCAAATGCAGTTTCTGAAAAAATTAAAAGTAAAAGAAAAGAAACAATGTTGTTTCTGATAACAGCAAAACTAGAAAGAGAAActagaaagaaaagaaaatttaGTTCTGCTTCACCCTTTTGTTTCTATTTGAACCCTCATTCACGTCACATCACGCTTATCTTCATCAATGCCCTCTATCTGCTTCACTAGTAGAGCAATCAAAAATCTCTTCAAACACATCTAATTGTGACATGTCACACAAACAAGATATTGCTTCAATTTCTACATTGGGTAGCGCCGGTAACATCCCATCAGATTGATAAGGTACTTCATCCTCTATGTTGTCAATCTCTACGCGACCCCTTGGTTTTGTGGTGATTGCCGCACACCATCCATGCATATCTCTACACATTTCTGGATATGGGACATAATACACTTGTCTTGCATTTTGCGCAAGGATGAAAGGATCATAAGGACGATAACGTTTATCCATCTTAATATCCACAGTTTTATATTGTGGGTGAACCTTTGTGCCCGTATTCCTTGTTGGATCAAACCATTCACAATAAAAAACTGGAATCTTATGCTTCAGACCAAAGTAATCTAGCTCAAAGATATGTTTGATTATTCCATAAAAATCAGTATTTCCTTCTTCTGCAAGACCTTTCACGTGCACACCACAATTGCTAGTTTTTCTACCTTTGCTCCATTCTTCAGTATGAAACTTGTACCCATTGATAAAATACATGTTCCATGATATGGCCATTGATGCAGGACTGCGAGACAAGGCAATTATATCTTGGTTAGTAACTCCATTTGTCTCCTCATTTACATATTTCTTCAGCCATATGGGAAACTCTATATGTATGCGCCCAGATGAATCTTCTATATCTAGAGAGTGGTTCTCTAAGAATATGCTGAAATAAATCACACGATTCATAAGTAAATATCTATTATGATATGCATCAATAATTTGATTGAATATATTATGATGCACACTTACTCAAGATATGGTTTAACCTCATCACAATTTATCAAGACATGCACATGTGAAGACTTCCATTCCTTATCAGATAGAAAATATTTTCGTGACTTCCCACTTGGTCGACCGCCACTTTGTAGAATGGACATTGTAGGTAGAATGTCATCATTGTCTAAATGAGGTTTGTTACTAAGATTTATGGTTGGCAACAAACGGAAAGAGTTGAAATAATGAGAGCAAAAGTAATTTGTCTCGCAATGTATATAATCACTGCATATGGAACCTTCAACTCTAGCCTTATTTGTCACTGCCCTCTTTGAGACTCCCATAAATCTGCACATTCAATCATTCCACGTTTATTAATTTATGATAAACATGCAATAACTTAATAAAATCAACCACAACAATTACCTTTCGAATGGATACATCCATCGGTACTGTACTGGACCACCTAGAATTGCTTCTTTGGCAAGATGGATTGGAAGATGCTCCATTGAGTCAAAGAAACCTGGTGGAAAAATCCTTTCCAACTTGCATATGATAATTGGAATATTCTCATCCAACTTAATTAAGTCGTCCATCCTCAATGTATTGCAACAAAGATCTTTAAAGAATCGACTTAGCTCAGTTAATGGTTTCCAAACCAAATCTGGCAATGAATGGAATGCAATTGGGAGTAAACATTCCATGAAAACATGACAATCATGGCTCTTCATCCCATGCACCGTACCCTTTTCTACATTGGCACACCTACTGAGGTTTGAAGCATAGCCATCTGGCATTCTCAATTCCTTAAGCCATTTACAAACCAACTTGGCTTCAGATTTGGTTAGAGTGTAACTAGCCTTTGGTTTACCATTCTTTCCGTTTTCTAAGGGTTGGAGCTCCAAGTCCCCGCGAAAGCATAATTTAGCCAAGTCTTCTCTTGCCTTTTCATTATCCTTTGTTTTGTCCTTAACATTCATGACAGTATTAAATATATTATCGAAGACTTTTTTTCTATGTGCATCACATCGAGGTTATGCCTTAACAAGTTATCCTTCCAATATGGGAGATCCCAAAAAATACTTCGCTTTTTCCAATTGTGATCCACTCCATACCCTTCGAATTCTTTCCATTTCGCCTCCCATCCAATTTCAGTAACTTTTGGAAAATTACTTATTACCGCCCATATATCTTTCCCTGTGGAAATGGGAGGTGGCTCATTGGTCACAACCCTATTTTTTAGGAAACTTCTTTTACTCCTTCTGAAGGAGTGATTAGATGGCAAGAAACGACGATGACAGTCAAACCAGGAATTCTTATGGCCACTTTTCAAGGTGAAAGCATCAGTGTGTTCCATACAATAAGGGCATGCCAATTTACCTTGTGTTCCCCATCCAGATAACATACCATAggctggaaaatcattaattgtcCACATCAAGCAGGCTTTCATGATGAAGTTTTGTTTTGTAGATATATCATAGGTCAATATTCCATTGGACCATAATCGATGTAGATCATCAATCAATGGTTGCAAGTAGACATCTATCTTTAATTTAGGGTTTTTAGGTCCGGGTATGAGGCATGCCAAAAACAAGTATGGTTTGGTCATGCACATTTCAGGGGGGAGATTATACGGAGTAACTATTATTGGCCAACATGAGTATGGAGAAGCAGACGCTTGAATGTAAGGAGTAAAACCATCTGAACACAGACCCAACCTTACATTTCTGGGTTCCCTAGAAAAGTCAGGATATACACTATCAAAATGTTTCCATGCTTTTCCATCTGACGGGTGGCGAAGGATGTTGGAACTATTTTTGTTCATGTGATGCCATCTCATTTCACTTGCCGACTCAGTTGATGCATACAATCTTTGTAATCTGGGAATGATTGGGAAGTAGAACATTCTCTTCACTGGGATATCTTTGTACTTTCCCATGCCAGTCTTGCGAGGAATGAACCTAGGAGCATTACAAAATTTGCACTCTGATAGATTGCTATCATCCTTGTAATATAACATACAACCATTCTTACAACAATCAATCTTCTCAACCTTTAGCCCTAACTTAGATACTAACTGTGTTACTTGGTAATAGTTCTCGGGCAAGCATTTTTGAACTGGACATACACTTTTAAGCATTTGTGCAACAAAATCTAAACCTTTTTGTGGTACATGCCAATTAGACCTAATTTCAAGAAGTTGAGTAGATATTGATAATATTGATTGGGTAGCTCCCTCATAAATGGGCTTGTTGAAAGATATCAACTTGTCATAAAATCGTTTGGCATCTTCGTTGGGAAACTCATCCTCCGTATATTCCTCAACTTCTATGTTATCATTCACGTGAGAGAATACTCCATAAGGCCTAAAAGCATCATACACCATCTGATTCATTGCCTCAATTTGGTCATCATGATGCACATGCTCACTACTATTTGAATCATTCCTTGTATTAACATTGAGCTCTACTTCTCCATGTTGAGTCCAAATCCAATAGTCTGGTTGAAATCCATCTCGATACAAGTGAAGTCTAACATTAGTTGGTGTT from Lathyrus oleraceus cultivar Zhongwan6 chromosome 1, CAAS_Psat_ZW6_1.0, whole genome shotgun sequence includes:
- the LOC127106647 gene encoding uncharacterized protein LOC127106647 produces the protein MPTPAQAASSVQVASSMPTSASKKSCVQAASLMPTPAQAASSVQAASSMPTPAQAASSVQAASSMPTPAPTVVPVHATTSEKFSFMPTPTLSHQTMAGPQSINLQTMASPSNLAEEEDVDADEDEAVGQETITPLVPTIDENGKVIIKPSGTGLVPAKEVAGAINYAIRKQFYKPIHHWSALDPDTKADWFKLFGEKVSWDPFDHAFVYSAFEKKGRKRLNDMLGKARRKGTRPSWIGDDAWVELQTYWKKTEFLAVSSQNKTNRASARGGAVHTTGRKAHIDVALQLVSNKILTNYYYYEDSLYLDNFTRETYDYTMNFVLHLNMLADCCYAVFLTFSIMQKTFKEKFDAELQPTEEGNGEVVQVLDGERVNQLWTEDAGGRNRGRVYGAADLAINLKRGSKSFTQQSQTPQHSMFGMSLEAERAARIRAEQIAEAATTQLQEANEAIRAATEAAKAATETAQRMEREMNTWKEFMMKKFDTSTFVSHSHHYDDDLDDQSLDED